In Mycteria americana isolate JAX WOST 10 ecotype Jacksonville Zoo and Gardens chromosome 3, USCA_MyAme_1.0, whole genome shotgun sequence, a single genomic region encodes these proteins:
- the IAH1 gene encoding isoamyl acetate-hydrolyzing esterase 1 homolog, translating into MALAEAGARGRLLLWPRVVLFGDSITEFSFQENGWGASLAERLVRKCDVVNRGLSGYNTRWAKLILPRLISKSTGAESTVVVTIFFGANDSALKDLNPKQHVPLEEYAANLKSMIQYLKSVDVTEDRIILITPPPLQESAWEKTCLAKGDKLNRRNATTGEYAQACVQVARDCGTDVLDLWTLMQKNQDFSSYLSDGLHLSTKGNSFLAAQLWSCLEKKLSALPSLLPYWRDVDHTNPEASLL; encoded by the exons ATGGCGCTGGCGGAGGCGGGCGCCCGCGGGCGGCTCCTGCTGTGGCCCCGCGTCGTCCTCTTCGGAGATTCCATCACTGAG TTCTCCTTCCAGGAAAATGGCTGGGGGGCATCCCTTGCTGAGAGACTGGTCAG aaaatgtgaTGTTGTGAACCGTGGGCTTTCGGGGTACAACACCAGGTGGGCAAAATTGATCCTTCCAAGACTGATCAGTAAAAGTACTGGTGCTGAGAGTACTGTTGTGGTTACTATTTTCTTTGGAGCCAATGACAGTGCTTTGAAAG ATCTGAACCCTAAGCAACATGTTCCTTTGGAGGAATATGCTGCAAACTTAAAGAGCATGATACAGTATCTGAAGTCAGTAGACGTTACTGAAGACAGGATTATTTTGATAACGCCACCACCTCTTCAGGAATCAGCTTGGGAAAAGACGTGTCTTGCCAAAG GTGACAAATTAAATCGCCGCAATGCCACCACTGGGGAATACGCCCAGGCCTGTGTTCAGGTAGCTAGGGACTGTGGAACTGATGTACTCGACCTCTGGACACTGATGCAGAAAAATCAG GATTTCTCTTCCTATTTGTCTGATGGGCTCCATTTATCAACAAAAGGCAacagctttctagcagcacaacTTTGGTCATGCCTGGAAAAAAAACTGTCTGcccttccttcactgcttccttaCTGGCGTGATGTGGACCATACAAACCCTGAGGCCAGTCTTCTGTGA